One window of Amaranthus tricolor cultivar Red isolate AtriRed21 chromosome 13, ASM2621246v1, whole genome shotgun sequence genomic DNA carries:
- the LOC130797529 gene encoding transcription factor ILI4-like, translating into MSSSRGSLASRINANEEEINELIVKLQALLPERNHGHLRRVPKDEILKEVCKYIRKLNKEVENMSERISELLGSVDHIGLLYEDVINNLLQY; encoded by the exons ATGTCTTCGAGCCGGGGATCATTAGCATCAAGAATTAATGCAAATGAAGAAGAGATTAATGAACTAATCGTTAAATTACAAGCGTTGTTACCTGAGAGAAACCATGGGCACTTGAGAAGG GTACCAAAAGATGAAATTCTGAAAGAAGTATGCAAGTACATCAGGAAGCTTAACAAAGAAGTAGAAAACATGAGTGAAAGGATTTCTGAGCTGTTGGGTTCAGTGGATCATATTGGTCTGCTTTATGAAGATGTTATCAACAATCTTTTGCAATATTAG